GACCTTCTCACCCGAGGAGATCAAGGAGCGCGTCGCCGAACGCCTGAAGGACCCGGACGTGGCCGCCTGGTCCAACCTGGTCCACGTGCTGAACTACCCGAAGAACCACGAGGCGTGGTTCGACATCGTGATGAACGAGGTCGACGGCCCGTGGTACGAGGAGCGCAACCCGGTCACCCTCGCACCGGACATCGGCATCCCGGTCTGGCTCCAGATCGACCAGGGCCGCGGCTGGACGATGGACGGCACCATCGAGCTCTACCACGCGCTCAAGGGCCCGAGGAAACTCGACATCGGCCCCTACCCGCCGATGCAGTCCCGGCCCTTCGTCGAAGAGCACGACAAGATGTTCCGCTGGTACGAGTACTGGCTGAAGGGCGTTGACAACGGGATCATGGACGAGCCGGCGGTGACCGTGCACGTCGAGGGCTCCCGGCAGTACGTCACCGGCGCCCAGTGGCCGCCGAAGGACGTCGAGCACCGCCCGCTCTACCTGCGCCCCCGGCACAAGCTGTCCTTCGAGCCCGAGGCGATGGGCGCCGAGCACGCGGTGCCCGACGGTTTCTACCAGGCGCCGCTGACCGTCACCGACAAGGTGGAGATCCTCAGCTGGTCCACCGAGCCGTTCACCGAGCCCACCGAGATGATCGGCCAGGGCGCGGCACACCTGTTCGCCGAGATCGACCAGCCCGACACCAACTTCATCCTGCGCCTGTGGGACGAGGCCCCCGGCGGCAGGCGGCAGCTCATCACGACCGCCTACCTCAAGGCGTCGCACCGCGAACTCGACGAGGAGCGCACCACGGAGGGCGACCCCCGCCACCCGCACACCCGCGCGGTACCGGTCGAACCGGGCAGGATCGAGGAGTACGTGCTGCGCGTCTACCCGTTCGGGGCGACGTTCCTGCCGGGTCACCGGCTGGTCGTGGAACTCTCCAACGCCGAACCACCGGCCGACGAGCACAACGCCCTGCTGCCGCCGGACGCCTTCCACCTGCCGGTGGGCCGCCCCGTCACCCACAAGATCTACCGCGACGCCGAGCACCCCTCCCGGCTCCTCCTGCCGTTCACGACGGGTCCGGCGGCTACGGCCACGGACACGGCGGCCACGGACACGGCGGCCACGGACACGGCGGCCACGGACACGGCGGCCACGGACACGGCGGCCACGGACGCGGAGGCGACACGGTAGGAGGACGCGGCGGGGGAGAGGCGCGGGGCCGCGGAAAGGGCCGGGGCCGGCGGGCGCCGTCCTCACCCGGGCAGGGCCTTACGCCGGCCCGAACTCCCTGCGTGCGTGCGTCAGCAGCTCACGCACGGCGGGGCCGGGCGCGCTCCTCCAGACCAGGGCGAGCAGGGCGGGCGTCTCGACGTCGTCGATGGTGCGGGCCACGAGCAGATCGCGGTGGTCCGCGGCCATCGACTCGCTGAGGACGGCGACGGCGAGCCCCCGGGCGGCGAGTCCGGCGACCGCGTCCGCGGCTCCGGCCTGCAGGGCGATCACGGGCCGGAGGCCCCGTACGGAGCAGGCGCCGTCGAAGGCGGCGCGCAGCCCGGTGCCGGGAGGCATGCACACGATCGGGTGGGCGACCAGGTCGCGCAGGGTGATCCGCCGCGCCTTCGCCAGGGGGTGGGCGGCGGGCATCGCCGCCACGAGCCGCTCGCTGATGACCGTCATCGCCTCCAGCCCGTCGGGGGCGGCGGCCGCCGCACCTGTCAGGGCGAGATCGTAGGCACCCGCGCGCACCCCCTCGACGAGCCGGTCGGAGTTCTCCTCCGACAGCGAGATCTCCACCCCCGGATGCGCGCGGTGGAACGCGGCCAGGGCGTCGAACAGCGGCGCGAGGGTGCAGCCCATGACCGTACCGACCGTGAGCCTGCCCCGGACCAGGCCCGCCACCTCGTCCACCGCCCGGCCGACCGCGCCGGCCGCGTCGAGCGCGGCACGCGCGTGTCCGAGGGCGGCTTCCCCCGCGACGGTCAGCGTGGCGGTACGCCCCGACCGGTCGAAGAGCTCCGCGCCGAGCTCACGTTCGAGGCGGCGGATCTGGGCGCTGACACCGGACTGGCTGATGTGCACCCGCTCGGCGGCCCGGGTGAAGTTCTGCTCCTCGGCCACCGCGACGAAGTATTCCAACTGCCTGAGATCCATGACCGGAGATTCTAGTTTCCAGCCGAACCATCTATTGGACTTCTGATTCAGGGGCGATCACGCTGGAGACACCGAACCCCGACAACAGGAGCGACCATGCCGGAGTACGAGCCGGAGTACGAGAAGGCCATGCGGCCCGAGGACATCACCCGTCTGTTCGTCGAACGGTCCAACGCCGGTGACGCGGCCGGTGTCGCCGCCCTCTACGAGGAGGACGCGGTACTGGCCTATCCGCCCGGCGGCCGGACCGTGGGACGGGAGGCGATCCGGGCGCTGTGGGAGGAAGTGCTCGCCGCCCGCCCGCACTTCGAGCAGGAACAGCCGCTGCCCACGCTGATCAGCGGCGGCATCGCCCTCACCTCGACCCCGCCGAAGGACGGCACCGGGGCCCGCGCGCAGGTCGTCCGGCGCCAGCCGGACGGAAGCTGGCTGCGCCTGCTCGACCAGCCGGAATTCGTCCCGCCCGCCGGCTGACCTCTCCGCCCGCTACTTGCCCGAGCCCACCGGATCCACCGTGATGCGGGAAGCGGTGGCGCCCGCGGCCACGTTCACGGTGAGCGGCATGGTGTGCGACCGCGTCTCGTCGGGCGGCGTCACCACCGCCGTCGTGAAGGTCACGCCGGAGCCGCCGCTGAGGTTCGGCGGGAAGTGCAGAGCGAAGTTCGACGCCTCACCCGGGGCCAGCGCGACCGTGCGGACCGTACGGTCGCTGCGCGCGGCGCTCACGGTGCCTTCCCCGCCCCTGAGGTCCAGGCCCGGGAACCCCCGCATCGAACACGGCGTGGAGCCGGTGTTCCTCAAGGTGATCAGCACCTCGCCCTCCGCCATCCCGCCCGAACTGCTGAACGCGAGCCGGGAGGTGCGGCAGATCCCCTCCGCCACGGTCGCGGACGCCGTGGCGGGGGGCGGGGCCGCCGTGCTTCCCCGGGTCGCGCCGTCGCCGCCGGAGGGGGCCTCGGGGCTGCTCTCCCCGCCCGGATCCGCCGGGGCGGAGGCGGACGGGGCCTGCGAACCCGCCCCGGGTGCGGGGCGGGAGGCGCCGTCGTGACCGTCCTCCCCCTCACAGGCGGCGAGCGAGAGAGCCGCGGCCGCTGCGGCTGCGACGAGGGCGGGCTTCCGTACACGCATGAAGTGTCCCTGGGGTGGGGGCCGGCTGCTCGCCACGAGCATTCACCCGGGCGCCGCGCGCAAAACGTCCGGTGGAGGGCGGATTCCGCGCACGGCGGTGCGCTCCCGCCCCGGTACGCGCGCCCCGCGCACGGCTCGGCCCCCGCCGGGCCGTACGTGCCCCGGAGTGCGGCCGGTCCGTACGCGCCCCGGAGCGTGCGCGGCCGCGGACCGTGCGGAACGGCGAGCGGTCCGGCCTTCCCCGGGGAAGACCGGACCGCTCGACCGGATCAGGCGGCTCTCCTCACGCAGGCCGGTCAGCCGCCGTAGGGCTCCTCCTCGCAGTCCTCGCCGTCCTTGCCGCCCTTGCCGTGCTCACCGCGCTCGTTCTCCAGCTCCACGGTGATCTCGTCGTCCTCATCGACCGTGTACGGACCGGTCACGGGGTCGGCGGGCAACTCGTACCCTTCGGGGACGTCCGTCTCGACCAGGTAGTACGTTCCCTCTTCCAGGTCACCGAAGACGCAGCTGCCGTCGGCGTCGGTGGAACATCCCGCTCCGACCCGGGTGTCGGGGCCGGCTCCGTCCTGCTGCAGGCCCTCGGTTCCGTTCGTCTCCTCCCAGAGCTCGAACACGGCGCCCGGCAGTTCCTCACCCGTCTTCGCGTCGGTCTTGACGACCTCGATGGTGCCCGTCCCGGGGTTCTGGAGCATCCGCTCGTTCGTGGCCACGACGCTCACCCCCTCCTGGGCGTTCTCCTCGGTCAGCACGAGGGGGCCGAACACGGAGGGATCCGGCAGTTCGTAGCCGTCGGGGGCGGCGGTCTCCTGCCAGTAGTAGGTGCCGGGGGGCACCACCCGTGCGCAGATGCCCAGGTCTTCCGTGGTGCAGGCGCCGCCGTCGACGCGCGTGTCCGGTGAGGTTCCGGTGGTCTGCAGGCCCTCGGTCCCGTTCGTCTCCTCCCAGAGGACGAACTCGGCGCCCGCGAGGGGCTCGCCGGTCTCCGCGTCGGTCTTCTCCACACTCACCGCTCCGTCGGAGGGGCGCGGGTCGATGGTGTCGCAGCTCAGATCGGCGTCGAACGGGAAGTAGTGGATCTCACCCGCGTTCACCGGGGCGCCCGCGCCCGTGATCGGACCGGCGACCAGCTCGCGGACGATGATGTCGCCCTCGATGTTGCTGGGGTCGAGGTCGGTCAGGAGCGCCCGAGGGGCGTAGACGGTCCCCTCCAACGAGTCGCCTTCCACGATGGTGATGTCCGTGGCGTCGGCGAAGTTCCACAGCATGTACGGGGCGTTGGCCCCGGACACGCCCGCCAGGTTGGGGACGTCCCAGGCGTAGACGCCGCCGGTCGCCGTGGTGTCGATGTTGAACAGCACCGGGGTGTCGGCGTCCGGCTCGTCGAGGAAGGTGAGGTTGCCGATGTTGTTGAGCTGTTCCCCGGTCAGCCGCACCACGTTGGTCCGGCCCTCGGTCAGGGCGATGTGGACGTCCGTACCCGGCGGGATGACATCCTGGTCGGGAAGCGGCTCGTTGTTCCCGTCGAGCAGTGTCACGGTGGTCGCGCACGTGTCCATCGTGTCGGAACGGTCGCGGTAGGTGGCGAACAGGGACGTGAAGTCCATGAGGCCGGACTGGGCGACGGAGGCGGCCGACTGCTGGGTGGTCAGTTCGATGCGCGGGGTGGAGTTGTAGGACGCGCCGTCCGCGACCACCTGGGTGTTGACGGAGGCGCCGTTCTCGTCCTGGGTGAGGATGTCGCTGGTCGTCGTGTCGCCGATCTTGACGTAGCCGCCCCGCAGGACGCGCAGGACGCCCGTCGGGCTGCTGCCCGCGTGGTTCACCGCACCGCCGACGAGCAGGGCCGTCGGCTGGGTGTCCCCGGGAGCGACGAACGTACCGGTGTCGTTCAGGGCGACGTTGTAGCCCTCGCCGTAGGTGAGGTCGCCCCCCACCGCGACCGGGCCTTCCGATTCCGTGCTGCCGAGGGTGGCGTCGTTCTCCGTGACCACCCCGAACCCGTTGTTCCCGGCGACGGGGTTGCCGATGGTCACCGGGACGCGGGCGAGGGCGGACGCCGGGCCGGCGCCGGCCAGCGCCGCGGTGGCCAGCAGACCCGAACACGCGGCACCCGCCGCGGTGAGGAGCGCGGAGCGCGCGGGGAACACCCGGGGGGCGGCGCTACGCCGTTTCGTCTTTTCCATGCCGGACAATCTAGGCATTTCGCCCATGTTGCAACGGAAACGCGCGGGTTGCCGGATTCCGGGGCACTCGTATGGCCAGGGGCGGCGTGTGTGCGGCCGGTGCGGCCCCGCCGCCCGCTGCCCGTCGCCCGCCGTCTGCTGCCCCCACGGGGCGCCGGGGGACGCGCGGATCACCGCCCCGCCGCCGGCCCCCGGCCCTGACACGGACCCCCGCCCCGCCGCCGGTCCCGGCCCCGGCCCTGACACGGATCCCCTTCCCATGATGGGATCGAGGCCCCGGCGGGTGCCGGGGGCGAGGGGGTGCACCATGGACGCGCAGGACACGGCCAGGAGGCTGCGGGCGATCGGCGACGAGCTGTCCGACCGCTTCTACGAACGGGCCGACGTGGTGCGGACCCTCGTGGTGACGCTGCTGGCCGGACAGCACTCACTCGTGCTCGGCCCGCCCGGGACCGCCAAGTCCGAGATGGCCCGGGAGCTCACGGGCAGGTTCGAGGGGGCGGCCTACTGGGAGATCCTCCTCTCGAAGTTCACCGCTCCGACAAGGATGTTCGGCCCCGTCGACGTCGCGGCCCTGGCCCGGGGCGAATACCGGCAGGTCTACGAAGGACGCGCGACGACCGCCCACATCGCGTTCATCGACGAGATATTCAAGTGCTCCACGGCGGCGCTGAACGAGACGCTGGGCTATCTCAACGAGCGGATCTACCACCCCGAGAGCGGCGGTGAACCGATCCGCTGCCCCCTGATCGGGGCCATCACCGCGAGCAACGAACTGCCCGGCGGGCAGGACACGGCCGCGATCTACGACCGGCTGCTGGTACGGATCGAGGTCGGATACCTGGCCGACCCCTCCAACTTCACCGCGCTGGTCCGTTCGGCGGTCCGCCGCCCCGCACCACCCGCGCGCACCACCCTCGGGCTGGCCGCCCTGCAGCACGCCGTCACCGAAGCCGTTCCGGCCGTGGAGGTCCCCGACGCGATCGTGGACGCCGTGTGCACACTGCGGGCCGCCCTGCGCCGCAAGGAACTCGTCGCCTCCGACCGCCGTTGGCGGCAGGCTGTGGGCCTGCTCCAGGCGTCCGCGTACCTCGACGGCCGCCCGGCGGTCACCCCGGCCGACCTGTCGGTCCTGACGCACGTGCTGTGGGATTCCCCCGCCCAACGCCCCACCGTCGAACGCGAGGTGCTGCAACTGGTCAACCCGGACGCCGGGGAAGCCCTCGACCTAGCCGACACGATCGAGGAACTGGAGGCCCAGCTCGACGCCATGGCCGGGCAGTCCCGTGAGGCGCTGAGCGAATGGGTGATCAAGAAGGCCCACAACAAGCTGGCGACGGCGGGGAGGCGGCTGGAGGAACTGCGCGTGGAGGCTGCGGGAGCCGGCCGCTCCACCGCCACCATCGACCGGGTCGCCGGCCGTCAGCGGGCCGTCCGCGCCCGCGTCCTCACCGAGGCCCTCGGTGTGGACGCGAGCACCGTGCAGGCCCGGTTCTGAGCGCGGGGAGGACCGGGGTGACGGGCGCCGCACCGGACGGGACCGGCCTCCCGGCGGACCACGCCGGGAGGCCGCCGGCCCTGCCCGCCGCTCCCGGGCGGCACACCGGGGCCGTGGCCGCCGACCGGTTCGACCGGATGACCTGGGACGACATCCGCGCGCAGGCGGCCGGGCTGCGTGACCTGGCGGCAGAGCTGGAGAAGAGCCACGACCACACCGCCGACCTCCTGGCCGATGTGTTCCTGGCCGCCTACCAGGCCGCCACACGGCTGCGCGAGCCTACGGAGATGGACCCCTCCCGGCTGGTCAACCACCGGATCGTCACCGCGCTGACCGAGGCCCCGGACTTCGCCGGACTGCGCCGGGAGACCGCCGGCGACCCGTATGCCGCCGCCATGGCCGTACTCGCCCAGGCGCCCGCGCTGCGCGGGATGCTGGAGCGCTCCCGGACGGCCCAGGAACAGGCCGAACGGGCGGAGAGGGCGCGGCGGGACGCGGAGGACGCGGCGGCGGCCGCGGACGAGGAGCTCCGGCGGGCCGCCGGGGAGGCCCGCGCGGAGGACGGTGTGCCGGACCCGCTCCCCGACGCCGTACGGCAGGCGGCCGAGAAGGCGAAGGCCGCCGAGGCCGCTGCCCGGCAGGCGGCCGCGAACGCCGCGCACGCCTTCGCCGCCGCGGCGCCGGCCATCCGCGCCGGTGCGCGGAACGCGGCGGCGAAGGCCGCCCGGGACGCCCGGCAGGAGGCGGAGACGATGCGGGCGTGGGGTGTCGGCCCGGGCGAGCTGGAGCGGATGCCGTTCGACCGGCGCGCGCGTCTCGCCGACCGCCTGCGCACCGGCCGCCTCGCGCAGTGGTCGGAACTGATCGGCCGCTTCCGGCAGATGGCCGCCGGCGAGCGTGCCCGCAAGGTGGAGGGCGCCACCGGGGAACTGGTGGGCGTCACGCTCGGCAACGACCTCACCCGGGTCGTCCCCTTCGAGCTGGCCGGCCTCGCCCTGCCCGGACCGCGCGCGGTGTTCGCCGCCCGCTACGCGGCCGGAGAGCTGATGCTCTACGACAGCCAGGGCGAACAGGACACCGGCCGGGGCGCCGTCATCGCCTGCGTGGACACCTCGCACTCCATGTACGCGGCGGGGCCGGGCGGCGTCACCCGGGAGGCGTGGGCCAAGGCGTGCGCCCTGGCCCTGCTGGACCAGGCCCGTCACACCGGACGTGACTTCGTCGGCATCCTGTTCTCCGCGGCCGACAGGATCCAGGTCTTCCGTTTCCCGGCCGGCCGGCCCGCCGGGACGGACCGGGTCCTCGACTTCGCGGAGACCTTCCTCGGCGGCGGCACCAGTTACCAGACCCCGCTGACGGCCGCCTGCGACCTGCTGGAGGAGGAGGCCGACGGTGCCGCCCGCATGCGCGGGGACATCGTGATGATCACCGACGACGAGTGCGAGGTCACCGAGGAGTGGATGCGCGTCTGGAACGACACCAAGCGCCGGCTGGGCTTCCGGGTCTTCGGCGTGGCCGTCGGCGCCCCGCGCGCCGCCGAAGCCGGCTCGGTGCTGGACGCCCTGTGCGACAACCTCCGCTCCGTGGAGCACTTCACCGACGTCCACGCCGCCGCGGACCTCTTCCGGGTGATCTGACCCGGCGCACCGGCCGGACCGGTACCGGTGCGTACGGGAGGCGGGCGGCGGGCGCAGCGGAGCTGACGGGTGATCAGCTGCATGGAGGTCCCGCCCCTCCCGGGCCGACTCGAAGCGTGCCATATATGGGCCAATCCGGTCAGAGGTGACCGGATCCTAGGACTCCTTTGACACTCTCAAAGTTTCACGTATACCTTCCATGCCCAGTTGGGCATTCTCAGTGGACGCCCGGGGTGAGTGGATAGGTGGTTCCCGTGCATTCGGAACCTGGCGGACGGATCGGGCGGCGCGGTGTCCTGCGCGCGACAGGAGCGGGCATCGGTGTGCTCGCCGTCTCGGCGATCCTGTCGGCGTGTTCGCCGCAGCGGCCCGAGGGCGCCGCCGCGGCCGGCCGGTCCCCCGCACAGGGCACCGACACCCCGGTCGACACCCTGACCCTGGCCCTGCCCTCGTCCGTCTCGACCCTGGACGTCAGCCGCGAGTCAGGCATCCTGAACTACGTGGTGGCCTGCCTGGCCCAGGAATCCCTGCTCTCCGTCGGTCCCGGCGGCAAGCTGGGTCCCGGCCTCGCCGAGAGCTGGAAGCAGCCCGACGCCACCACCTACGTCTACACCCTGCGCCGCGACGCGGAGTTCTCCGACGGCACGCCGGTCACCACCGACGACGTGCTCGCCTCCGTCGAGGCCGCCCGGGACGAGGCCAGCGCCCTGGCCTACGCCTGGGCCGA
This DNA window, taken from Streptomyces nitrosporeus, encodes the following:
- a CDS encoding CocE/NonD family hydrolase — encoded protein: MTDFQTIRAGRQDIAVRKDLRVPMRDGVMLAADAYSGTDDKPRPALVALSPYGKELQALALTTPPQRRPSPMWDGCIEAGDIARVVEEEYVHVIGDLRGSGASEGEHIGNYNAGGVPLGQDAYDFIEWVAAQPWCDGNVGMIGISYFGSMQVLAAAERPPSLKAIFVSGGHYDFYETTYHGGVMWFMPRAAREGRGGDSGWAFTDGVKSRMLETFSPEEIKERVAERLKDPDVAAWSNLVHVLNYPKNHEAWFDIVMNEVDGPWYEERNPVTLAPDIGIPVWLQIDQGRGWTMDGTIELYHALKGPRKLDIGPYPPMQSRPFVEEHDKMFRWYEYWLKGVDNGIMDEPAVTVHVEGSRQYVTGAQWPPKDVEHRPLYLRPRHKLSFEPEAMGAEHAVPDGFYQAPLTVTDKVEILSWSTEPFTEPTEMIGQGAAHLFAEIDQPDTNFILRLWDEAPGGRRQLITTAYLKASHRELDEERTTEGDPRHPHTRAVPVEPGRIEEYVLRVYPFGATFLPGHRLVVELSNAEPPADEHNALLPPDAFHLPVGRPVTHKIYRDAEHPSRLLLPFTTGPAATATDTAATDTAATDTAATDTAATDTAATDAEATR
- a CDS encoding LysR family transcriptional regulator; protein product: MDLRQLEYFVAVAEEQNFTRAAERVHISQSGVSAQIRRLERELGAELFDRSGRTATLTVAGEAALGHARAALDAAGAVGRAVDEVAGLVRGRLTVGTVMGCTLAPLFDALAAFHRAHPGVEISLSEENSDRLVEGVRAGAYDLALTGAAAAAPDGLEAMTVISERLVAAMPAAHPLAKARRITLRDLVAHPIVCMPPGTGLRAAFDGACSVRGLRPVIALQAGAADAVAGLAARGLAVAVLSESMAADHRDLLVARTIDDVETPALLALVWRSAPGPAVRELLTHARREFGPA
- a CDS encoding YybH family protein; amino-acid sequence: MPEYEPEYEKAMRPEDITRLFVERSNAGDAAGVAALYEEDAVLAYPPGGRTVGREAIRALWEEVLAARPHFEQEQPLPTLISGGIALTSTPPKDGTGARAQVVRRQPDGSWLRLLDQPEFVPPAG
- a CDS encoding DUF4232 domain-containing protein, whose amino-acid sequence is MRVRKPALVAAAAAAALSLAACEGEDGHDGASRPAPGAGSQAPSASAPADPGGESSPEAPSGGDGATRGSTAAPPPATASATVAEGICRTSRLAFSSSGGMAEGEVLITLRNTGSTPCSMRGFPGLDLRGGEGTVSAARSDRTVRTVALAPGEASNFALHFPPNLSGGSGVTFTTAVVTPPDETRSHTMPLTVNVAAGATASRITVDPVGSGK
- a CDS encoding choice-of-anchor A family protein, which encodes MEKTKRRSAAPRVFPARSALLTAAGAACSGLLATAALAGAGPASALARVPVTIGNPVAGNNGFGVVTENDATLGSTESEGPVAVGGDLTYGEGYNVALNDTGTFVAPGDTQPTALLVGGAVNHAGSSPTGVLRVLRGGYVKIGDTTTSDILTQDENGASVNTQVVADGASYNSTPRIELTTQQSAASVAQSGLMDFTSLFATYRDRSDTMDTCATTVTLLDGNNEPLPDQDVIPPGTDVHIALTEGRTNVVRLTGEQLNNIGNLTFLDEPDADTPVLFNIDTTATGGVYAWDVPNLAGVSGANAPYMLWNFADATDITIVEGDSLEGTVYAPRALLTDLDPSNIEGDIIVRELVAGPITGAGAPVNAGEIHYFPFDADLSCDTIDPRPSDGAVSVEKTDAETGEPLAGAEFVLWEETNGTEGLQTTGTSPDTRVDGGACTTEDLGICARVVPPGTYYWQETAAPDGYELPDPSVFGPLVLTEENAQEGVSVVATNERMLQNPGTGTIEVVKTDAKTGEELPGAVFELWEETNGTEGLQQDGAGPDTRVGAGCSTDADGSCVFGDLEEGTYYLVETDVPEGYELPADPVTGPYTVDEDDEITVELENERGEHGKGGKDGEDCEEEPYGG
- a CDS encoding AAA family ATPase, with translation MDAQDTARRLRAIGDELSDRFYERADVVRTLVVTLLAGQHSLVLGPPGTAKSEMARELTGRFEGAAYWEILLSKFTAPTRMFGPVDVAALARGEYRQVYEGRATTAHIAFIDEIFKCSTAALNETLGYLNERIYHPESGGEPIRCPLIGAITASNELPGGQDTAAIYDRLLVRIEVGYLADPSNFTALVRSAVRRPAPPARTTLGLAALQHAVTEAVPAVEVPDAIVDAVCTLRAALRRKELVASDRRWRQAVGLLQASAYLDGRPAVTPADLSVLTHVLWDSPAQRPTVEREVLQLVNPDAGEALDLADTIEELEAQLDAMAGQSREALSEWVIKKAHNKLATAGRRLEELRVEAAGAGRSTATIDRVAGRQRAVRARVLTEALGVDASTVQARF
- a CDS encoding VWA domain-containing protein is translated as MTWDDIRAQAAGLRDLAAELEKSHDHTADLLADVFLAAYQAATRLREPTEMDPSRLVNHRIVTALTEAPDFAGLRRETAGDPYAAAMAVLAQAPALRGMLERSRTAQEQAERAERARRDAEDAAAAADEELRRAAGEARAEDGVPDPLPDAVRQAAEKAKAAEAAARQAAANAAHAFAAAAPAIRAGARNAAAKAARDARQEAETMRAWGVGPGELERMPFDRRARLADRLRTGRLAQWSELIGRFRQMAAGERARKVEGATGELVGVTLGNDLTRVVPFELAGLALPGPRAVFAARYAAGELMLYDSQGEQDTGRGAVIACVDTSHSMYAAGPGGVTREAWAKACALALLDQARHTGRDFVGILFSAADRIQVFRFPAGRPAGTDRVLDFAETFLGGGTSYQTPLTAACDLLEEEADGAARMRGDIVMITDDECEVTEEWMRVWNDTKRRLGFRVFGVAVGAPRAAEAGSVLDALCDNLRSVEHFTDVHAAADLFRVI